In one window of Rhodopseudomonas palustris HaA2 DNA:
- a CDS encoding tripartite tricarboxylate transporter TctB family protein — protein MSASTDGNLGPSHKLVEAGVALLIGIVGIVVIIGSIRAGIGWGAEGPRAGFFPFYIGLFIVLSSAINLISALRARNHHLFAEWGQLGHVMSVLIPSALFVGAMPFIGLYVSSALFIGWFMRWLGKYRWLTVVAVAIGAPVVTYLVFERWFLVPLPKGPLEDLLGL, from the coding sequence ATGTCTGCATCGACTGACGGCAACCTCGGTCCCTCGCACAAGCTCGTCGAGGCCGGCGTGGCCTTGCTAATCGGCATCGTGGGGATCGTGGTGATCATCGGCAGCATCCGGGCCGGAATCGGCTGGGGCGCCGAAGGCCCGCGCGCCGGCTTCTTCCCGTTCTATATCGGGCTGTTCATCGTGCTCTCCAGCGCGATCAATTTGATCAGCGCGCTGCGCGCCCGCAATCATCATCTGTTCGCCGAATGGGGCCAGCTCGGCCACGTCATGAGCGTGCTGATCCCGAGCGCATTGTTCGTCGGCGCGATGCCGTTCATCGGGCTCTACGTCTCGTCGGCGCTGTTCATCGGCTGGTTCATGCGCTGGCTCGGCAAATATCGCTGGCTCACCGTGGTCGCCGTCGCGATCGGCGCGCCGGTGGTCACCTATCTGGTGTTCGAGCGCTGGTTCCTGGTGCCGCTGCCGAAAGGTCCGCTCGAGGATTTGCTCGGCCTCTAG
- a CDS encoding tripartite tricarboxylate transporter permease produces the protein MEELTNLFHGFAVALMPFNILVMVIGIVLGVIIGVLPGLGGANGVAILLPLTFSMPPTSAIIMLSCIYWGALFGGAITSILFNIPGEPWSVATTFDGYPMAQQGKAGEALTAAFTSSFVGALFAIIMITLVAPLVARFALEFGPAEKFAVYFLAFCSFIGLSKEPAFKTVAAMMLGFALAAVGLDSMTGQLRLTFGFTEMLNGFDFLIAVIGLFGIGEILLTMEDGLSFRGSKAKINLRVVLQTWKELPRYWMTSLRSSVIGCWMGITPAGATPASFMSYGIAKRVSKNGKNFGHGEIEGVIAPETAAHAAGTAALLPMLSLGVPGSPTAAVLLGGLLIWGLQPGPMLFVEQKEFVWGLIASMYLGNIVGLLIVLTCVPFFAAILRIPFSIVAPLILVLCAIGAYSVHNSTFDVMLMLVFGVIGYLLKKCNYPLAPLVLAIVLGDKAEEAFRQSLLASQGALGVFFSNGLVGTIMALGLIALFWSPLNAGYARLRSAATGRPRPAGPGYE, from the coding sequence ATGGAAGAGCTCACCAACCTGTTCCACGGCTTCGCCGTCGCGCTGATGCCGTTCAACATCCTGGTGATGGTGATCGGCATCGTACTCGGCGTCATTATTGGCGTGCTGCCGGGCCTCGGCGGCGCCAACGGCGTCGCGATCCTGCTGCCGCTGACCTTCAGCATGCCGCCGACCTCGGCGATCATCATGCTGTCCTGCATCTATTGGGGCGCGCTGTTCGGCGGGGCGATCACCTCGATCCTGTTCAACATCCCCGGCGAACCATGGTCGGTCGCGACCACCTTCGACGGCTATCCGATGGCGCAGCAGGGCAAGGCCGGCGAAGCGCTGACCGCCGCCTTCACCTCGTCCTTCGTCGGTGCGCTGTTCGCGATCATCATGATCACGCTGGTCGCGCCGCTGGTGGCGCGGTTCGCGCTGGAGTTCGGCCCGGCCGAAAAATTCGCGGTGTACTTCCTCGCCTTCTGCAGTTTCATCGGGCTGTCGAAGGAACCAGCATTCAAGACGGTCGCGGCGATGATGCTCGGCTTCGCGCTGGCCGCGGTGGGGCTGGATTCGATGACCGGCCAGCTCCGGCTGACCTTCGGCTTCACCGAAATGCTGAACGGTTTCGACTTCCTGATCGCGGTGATCGGCCTGTTCGGCATCGGCGAGATCCTGCTGACGATGGAGGACGGACTGAGCTTCCGCGGCAGCAAGGCCAAGATCAATCTGCGCGTCGTGCTGCAGACCTGGAAGGAACTGCCGCGCTACTGGATGACGTCGCTACGCTCCAGCGTGATCGGCTGCTGGATGGGCATCACGCCGGCCGGCGCCACGCCGGCCTCGTTCATGAGCTACGGCATCGCCAAGCGGGTGTCGAAGAACGGCAAGAATTTCGGCCACGGCGAGATCGAAGGCGTGATCGCGCCGGAGACCGCGGCGCACGCCGCCGGCACCGCGGCGCTGCTGCCGATGCTGTCGCTCGGCGTGCCGGGATCGCCGACCGCAGCCGTGCTGCTCGGCGGCCTGCTGATCTGGGGTCTGCAGCCCGGCCCGATGCTGTTCGTCGAGCAGAAGGAATTCGTCTGGGGCCTGATCGCCTCGATGTATCTCGGCAACATCGTCGGCCTCTTGATCGTGCTGACCTGCGTGCCGTTCTTCGCCGCGATCCTGCGGATTCCGTTCAGCATCGTCGCGCCGCTGATCCTGGTGCTGTGCGCGATCGGCGCCTATTCGGTGCACAACTCGACCTTCGACGTGATGCTGATGCTGGTGTTCGGCGTGATCGGCTATCTGCTGAAGAAGTGCAATTATCCGCTGGCGCCGCTGGTGCTGGCGATCGTGCTCGGCGACAAGGCGGAGGAAGCGTTCCGGCAGTCGCTGCTGGCCTCGCAGGGTGCGCTCGGCGTGTTTTTCTCCAACGGGCTGGTCGGCACGATCATGGCGCTCGGGCTGATCGCGCTGTTCTGGTCGCCGCTCAACGCCGGCTATGCCCGACTGCGATCCGCGGCGACCGGGCGGCCGCGGCCGGCCGGCCCCGGTTACGAATAG
- a CDS encoding 2-dehydropantoate 2-reductase, giving the protein MKVCIYGAGAIGGYLGVQLAQSGADVSLVARGAHLAAMQQNGLKLLIGDEERVVKVRATDKPSELGVQDFIIICLKAHSITGAIDAMKPLLGSHTRIVTAVNGVPYWYFYKHGNQFEGRTLESIDPGARQWNELGPERGIGCIVYPATELEGPGVVRHVYGDKFPVGEASGETTADVQNLSKLLEAAGLKAPILDRIRDEIWLKLWGNVCFNPISALTHATLDVIASDPATRALAKAMMLEAQAIGETFGVKFRVDVERRIEGARKVGAHKTSMLQDLERGRPMEIDPLVTVVQEMGRMTGIPTPAIDSVLGLVIQRAKVAGLY; this is encoded by the coding sequence ATGAAAGTCTGTATCTACGGCGCCGGCGCGATCGGCGGTTATCTCGGCGTGCAGCTCGCGCAATCCGGCGCCGACGTCAGCCTGGTGGCGCGCGGCGCGCATCTGGCGGCGATGCAGCAGAACGGCCTCAAGCTGTTGATCGGCGACGAGGAGCGCGTGGTGAAGGTGCGCGCCACCGACAAGCCGTCGGAGCTGGGCGTGCAGGACTTCATCATCATCTGCCTCAAGGCGCATTCGATCACCGGCGCGATCGACGCGATGAAGCCGCTGCTCGGCTCGCACACCCGCATCGTCACCGCCGTCAACGGCGTGCCGTATTGGTACTTCTACAAGCACGGCAATCAGTTCGAGGGCCGCACGCTGGAGAGCATCGACCCGGGCGCACGGCAGTGGAACGAGCTCGGCCCCGAGCGCGGCATCGGCTGCATCGTCTATCCGGCGACGGAGCTGGAAGGCCCGGGCGTGGTGCGCCATGTCTATGGCGACAAGTTCCCGGTCGGCGAAGCCTCCGGCGAGACCACCGCGGACGTTCAGAATCTGTCGAAGCTGCTGGAAGCCGCCGGGCTGAAAGCGCCGATCCTCGATCGCATTCGCGACGAGATCTGGCTGAAGCTGTGGGGCAATGTCTGCTTCAACCCGATCAGCGCGCTGACCCACGCCACGCTCGACGTGATCGCGTCCGATCCGGCGACGCGGGCGCTGGCGAAGGCGATGATGCTGGAAGCGCAGGCGATCGGCGAGACCTTCGGCGTCAAATTCCGCGTCGACGTCGAACGCCGCATCGAGGGCGCGCGCAAGGTCGGCGCGCACAAGACCTCGATGCTGCAGGACCTCGAACGCGGCCGGCCGATGGAGATCGATCCCTTGGTCACCGTGGTGCAGGAGATGGGCCGCATGACCGGCATTCCGACGCCGGCGATCGACAGCGTCCTCGGCCTGGTGATCCAGCGCGCCAAGGTGGCCGGGCTGTACTGA
- a CDS encoding fumarylacetoacetate hydrolase family protein yields the protein MTKWVRFRADGAIGFGTIAHSDIAVHDGEMFGANTPTGRTLQLGDIELLAPCAPGKIIGLWNNFHALAAKLNQSIPPEPLYFLKATTSVAAHGAVVNRPASYDGKVVYEGELGIVIGKRASGISEAEAAAHIFGYTCVNDITAADILNRDPSFPQWARAKSFDGFGPFGPAIATGLDPATMSIRTLLNGAERQNYPVADMVFQPHKLVSLLSHDMTLEPGDLICCGTSVGVGVMKEAVNSVTIAIEGIGELHNEFRQAAKA from the coding sequence GTGACCAAATGGGTTCGCTTCCGCGCCGATGGCGCGATCGGCTTCGGCACCATCGCGCATTCCGACATCGCGGTGCATGACGGCGAGATGTTCGGCGCCAACACGCCGACCGGCCGGACGCTGCAGCTCGGCGACATCGAATTGCTGGCGCCCTGCGCGCCCGGCAAGATCATCGGGCTGTGGAACAATTTTCACGCGCTGGCCGCCAAGCTCAATCAGTCGATCCCGCCCGAGCCGTTGTACTTCCTGAAAGCGACCACCAGCGTCGCCGCGCATGGCGCCGTGGTGAACCGTCCCGCCTCCTACGACGGCAAGGTCGTCTACGAAGGCGAACTCGGCATCGTCATCGGCAAACGGGCGAGCGGCATTTCCGAAGCCGAGGCGGCCGCGCACATCTTCGGCTACACCTGCGTCAACGACATCACCGCGGCCGACATCCTCAATCGCGACCCGAGCTTCCCGCAATGGGCGCGCGCCAAGAGCTTCGACGGCTTCGGCCCGTTCGGCCCGGCGATCGCCACCGGTCTCGATCCCGCCACGATGTCGATCCGCACCCTCCTCAACGGCGCCGAGCGGCAGAATTACCCGGTCGCCGACATGGTGTTCCAGCCGCACAAGCTCGTCAGCCTGCTGTCGCACGACATGACGCTGGAGCCCGGCGACCTGATCTGCTGCGGCACCTCGGTCGGCGTCGGCGTGATGAAGGAGGCCGTCAACAGCGTCACCATCGCGATCGAGGGCATCGGCGAACTGCACAACGAATTCCGTCAGGCGGCGAAAGCGTAG
- a CDS encoding NAD(P)H-dependent flavin oxidoreductase: MIKTRFTETFGIEHPIVQGGMQWVGRAELVAAVANAGALGMITALTQPTPEDLTKEIARCRELTDKPFGVNLTILPAIKPPPYAEYRQAIIESGVRIVETAGNKPQEHVEEFKKHGVKVLHKCTSVRHALSAERMGVDGISIDGFECAGHPGEDDTPGLILIPAAADKIKIPMIASGGFADGRGLVAALSLGADGINMGTRFMCTKESPIHEAVKQKIVDNDERATDLIFRTLRNTSRVAKNAISQQVLELEKQGATFEQVKDLVAGARGKMVYVTGDTDEGVWSAGQVQGLIHDIPSCADLVSRIVRDAEAIIRGRLETMLSGGARQAAE; the protein is encoded by the coding sequence ATGATCAAGACGCGATTCACCGAAACCTTCGGCATCGAGCATCCGATCGTCCAGGGCGGGATGCAATGGGTCGGCCGTGCCGAACTGGTCGCGGCGGTCGCCAATGCCGGCGCGCTCGGCATGATCACCGCGCTGACGCAGCCGACGCCGGAAGACCTCACCAAGGAAATCGCGCGCTGCCGTGAGCTCACCGACAAGCCGTTCGGCGTGAACCTGACGATCCTGCCGGCGATCAAGCCGCCGCCTTATGCGGAATATCGCCAGGCGATCATCGAGAGCGGCGTGCGGATCGTCGAAACCGCGGGCAACAAGCCGCAGGAGCACGTCGAGGAATTCAAGAAGCACGGCGTCAAGGTGCTGCACAAATGCACCAGCGTCCGCCACGCGCTCTCGGCCGAGCGGATGGGCGTCGACGGCATTTCGATCGACGGCTTCGAATGCGCCGGCCATCCGGGCGAGGACGACACCCCCGGCCTGATCCTGATCCCGGCCGCCGCCGACAAGATCAAAATTCCGATGATCGCCTCCGGCGGCTTCGCCGACGGCCGCGGCCTGGTGGCGGCGCTGTCGCTCGGCGCCGACGGCATCAACATGGGCACGCGCTTCATGTGCACCAAGGAGAGCCCGATCCACGAAGCGGTGAAGCAGAAGATCGTCGACAATGACGAGCGCGCGACCGACCTGATCTTCCGGACCTTGCGCAACACCTCGCGCGTCGCGAAGAACGCGATCAGCCAGCAGGTCCTCGAACTGGAAAAGCAGGGCGCGACCTTCGAGCAGGTCAAGGACCTGGTTGCGGGCGCGCGCGGCAAGATGGTCTATGTCACCGGCGACACCGACGAAGGCGTGTGGTCGGCCGGCCAGGTGCAGGGGCTGATCCACGACATCCCGAGCTGCGCCGACCTGGTGTCGCGGATCGTGCGCGACGCCGAGGCGATCATTCGCGGCCGGCTCGAAACGATGCTATCGGGGGGCGCGCGTCAGGCTGCGGAATAG
- a CDS encoding quinone oxidoreductase family protein yields MKAYVYGADGAAITEIDKPAPKGPQVLVRVRACGLNRADLGMTKGHAHGAAGGVGAVLGMEWAGEIEAVGDEAYGCEVGQRVMGSGTAAFGESTLADHGRLFPIPDGIGFEEAATLPVALTTMHNALIAVGKLRAGQAVLIQGASSGVGLMAMQIAKLKGARLVIGSSTDKHRRDRLSEFGADLAIDSSDAGWVDQVLEATGGAGVDLIIDQISGKVANQNLAAARVLGRIVNVGRLGGTHADFNFDLHAARRIDYVGVTFRSRSIEEIREIFRQVRGDIWPAVESRKLRLPIDRVFPFSEIGEAFAHMEANRHLGKIVVTF; encoded by the coding sequence ATGAAGGCCTATGTTTACGGCGCCGATGGCGCCGCCATCACCGAGATCGACAAGCCGGCGCCGAAGGGGCCGCAGGTCCTGGTCCGGGTCCGCGCCTGCGGGCTCAATCGCGCCGACCTCGGAATGACCAAGGGCCACGCCCACGGCGCGGCCGGTGGCGTCGGCGCGGTGCTCGGCATGGAATGGGCCGGCGAGATCGAGGCGGTCGGCGACGAGGCCTATGGCTGCGAGGTCGGCCAGCGGGTGATGGGCTCCGGCACAGCCGCGTTCGGGGAATCCACCCTCGCCGATCACGGCCGGCTGTTTCCGATTCCGGACGGCATCGGCTTCGAGGAAGCCGCGACCCTGCCCGTCGCGCTCACCACGATGCACAACGCGCTGATCGCGGTCGGCAAGCTGCGCGCCGGCCAGGCCGTGCTGATCCAGGGCGCAAGCTCCGGCGTCGGGCTGATGGCAATGCAGATCGCGAAGTTGAAAGGCGCGAGACTGGTGATCGGGTCGTCGACCGACAAACACCGCCGCGACCGGCTGAGCGAATTCGGCGCCGATCTCGCGATCGATTCGTCGGATGCGGGCTGGGTCGATCAGGTGCTCGAAGCCACCGGCGGCGCCGGCGTCGATCTGATCATCGACCAGATCTCCGGCAAGGTCGCCAACCAGAACCTCGCCGCGGCGCGCGTGCTCGGCCGCATCGTCAATGTCGGCCGGCTCGGCGGCACCCACGCCGATTTCAACTTCGACCTGCACGCGGCGCGCCGGATCGATTATGTCGGCGTCACCTTCCGCAGCCGCAGCATCGAGGAGATCCGCGAAATCTTCCGCCAGGTCCGCGGCGACATCTGGCCGGCGGTCGAATCCCGCAAGCTGCGCCTGCCGATCGACCGCGTCTTCCCGTTCTCGGAGATCGGCGAGGCGTTCGCTCACATGGAAGCGAACCGTCACCTCGGTAAGATCGTGGTGACGTTCTGA
- a CDS encoding cation diffusion facilitator family transporter, with amino-acid sequence MSNFASTKSRVAAVSVLASASMAAAKFAVGIAIGSLALISEALHSSIDLVATIITWFVVRVSDRPADDAHHYGHGKIESLSALGVIALLYVLAGGILVEATSRLREGAPPPAFSLWAFGILGVDILVNSWRAWALHRTAVATKSQALAADALHFASDVLGSFAVIAGLSLSALGFAWGDAAAAIGVAVMISILGLRLGRSTIQTLLDRAPEGVSDKARDVISAVPGVVGIERLRTRMVGPTHFIDALVEVPRTYPIDRIDEIKRRADDALKGAFGDSDLTFTAIPVARDNETVRERIMVIARNSGLAVHHVTVHDLGCKITVSIDLEVDGDMPLIEAHDIAHELERHIRDDFGTDVEVDTHIEPLEPEMPHGYEAAPERVEEIRAALIGFAKNGAIHDIHSVRVRDTEAGEIVNFHCYAEPSLSVIAVHDHVDEIERHMRRAFPSVKRVISHAEPPNAD; translated from the coding sequence ATGAGCAATTTCGCCAGCACCAAATCGCGTGTGGCTGCGGTGTCCGTGCTGGCGAGCGCCAGCATGGCCGCGGCGAAATTCGCCGTCGGCATCGCCATCGGATCGCTGGCGCTGATCTCCGAGGCGCTGCACAGTTCGATCGATCTGGTCGCGACCATCATCACCTGGTTCGTGGTCCGGGTGTCCGACCGCCCGGCCGACGATGCCCATCACTACGGCCACGGCAAGATCGAAAGCCTGTCGGCGCTCGGCGTCATCGCATTGCTGTATGTCCTGGCGGGCGGCATTCTGGTCGAGGCCACAAGCCGGTTGCGCGAGGGCGCTCCGCCGCCGGCCTTCTCGCTGTGGGCCTTCGGTATTCTCGGCGTCGACATCCTGGTGAATTCCTGGCGCGCCTGGGCGTTGCATCGCACGGCGGTCGCGACCAAGAGCCAGGCGCTCGCCGCCGACGCGCTGCACTTCGCCTCCGACGTGCTCGGCTCGTTCGCGGTGATCGCCGGACTCTCGCTGTCGGCGCTGGGCTTCGCCTGGGGCGACGCCGCCGCCGCGATCGGCGTCGCGGTGATGATCTCGATCCTCGGCCTGCGGCTCGGCCGCTCGACGATCCAGACCCTGCTCGACCGCGCGCCGGAGGGCGTCTCGGACAAGGCCCGCGACGTGATCAGCGCGGTGCCCGGCGTCGTCGGCATCGAACGGCTGCGCACCCGCATGGTCGGGCCGACGCATTTCATCGACGCGCTGGTCGAGGTGCCGCGCACCTACCCGATCGACCGCATCGACGAGATCAAGCGCCGCGCCGACGACGCGCTGAAGGGCGCTTTCGGCGATTCCGACCTCACCTTCACGGCGATCCCGGTCGCCCGCGACAACGAGACCGTGCGCGAGCGCATCATGGTGATCGCGCGCAATTCCGGCCTCGCCGTCCACCACGTCACCGTCCACGACCTCGGCTGCAAGATCACCGTCAGCATCGATCTCGAGGTCGACGGCGACATGCCGCTGATCGAGGCGCACGACATCGCCCACGAACTGGAGCGGCACATCCGCGACGATTTCGGCACCGACGTCGAGGTCGACACCCATATCGAGCCGCTCGAGCCGGAAATGCCGCACGGCTACGAAGCCGCGCCGGAACGCGTCGAGGAAATTCGCGCGGCGCTGATCGGCTTCGCAAAGAACGGCGCGATCCACGACATCCACAGCGTCCGGGTCCGCGACACCGAGGCCGGCGAGATCGTCAACTTCCACTGCTACGCCGAGCCGTCGCTCAGCGTCATCGCGGTGCACGACCACGTCGACGAGATCGAGCGCCATATGCGGCGCGCGTTCCCGAGCGTGAAGCGAGTCATCAGCCACGCCGAGCCGCCGAACGCGGACTGA
- a CDS encoding PAS domain-containing sensor histidine kinase, whose protein sequence is MARVQGASACAQSDSIKGLAQSIAKPAYHRLLTAEPVLRRAVPILIIAFLITICFGAAVQFIDQSRQKRAALNRDLCALADLLAERLEHIGVVRLDRPASIERLQNLLPGLIPSWGIAAGRHVIVTSADQRVLARVPGDEGTSAASSFLDIISATPPLTRSAQQGTITQIILPSGASALATLHTVKSLPGQVIVIHEDTGSILRSDAALQITLSATTGFVVLILGFAFHWQSTRAQEGDLINDAVRSRIDTALNRGRCGLWDWDLSRGRIFWSQSMFTLLGLESRNDLLTFGEVNALVNSDDIDLFAIGDQLIAGNTDHIDHSFRMRHANGHWIWLRMRCELSQETQSDNKHLIGIAVDVTEQKSLAERTVEADLRLRDAIETIPEAFVLWDADNRLVLCNSHFQRLHKLPDIAVAPGTSYETVIEVGQMPEIRTRLCDNSGGSSPGARTFEAQLADGSWLHISERRTKDGGYVAVGTDITRIKAHEQKLVDNDLRLRATVADLKISQYKLERQAIELADLARKYSEEKTRAEEANQTKSKFLANMSHELRTPLNAIIGFSEIMGSGMFGTLGSEKYQEYCHDIMTSGHYLLEVINDILDMSKIEAGRMRLDMEELDLARTLGESLKVVAGRAEHKQLELLSEIEDDIPIVADRRAVKQILINLLSNAVKFTPDGGRVTVRSRTLPNAIVLMIADSGIGIAPQSLRRLGQPFEQVESQLSKTYHGSGLGLAIAKSLTTLHGGSMRLRSTLGAGTVVMVTLPRDCQRRRLAA, encoded by the coding sequence ATGGCGCGCGTGCAGGGCGCGAGCGCCTGCGCTCAATCCGATTCGATCAAAGGATTGGCGCAGTCGATCGCTAAACCGGCCTACCATCGACTGTTGACGGCCGAGCCTGTGCTCCGCCGCGCCGTCCCGATCCTCATCATCGCCTTCCTCATCACGATCTGCTTCGGCGCCGCCGTGCAGTTCATCGATCAGAGCCGGCAGAAGCGCGCTGCGCTCAATCGCGATCTCTGCGCCCTCGCCGATCTGCTCGCCGAGCGGCTCGAACATATCGGCGTCGTGCGGCTCGATCGTCCGGCTTCGATCGAACGCCTGCAGAATTTGCTACCAGGCCTGATCCCGTCCTGGGGCATCGCCGCCGGGCGCCACGTCATCGTCACCAGCGCCGATCAGCGCGTCCTGGCGCGCGTACCCGGCGACGAAGGCACCAGCGCCGCCAGCAGTTTCCTCGACATCATCAGCGCCACCCCGCCGCTGACACGGTCCGCGCAGCAAGGCACCATCACCCAGATCATCCTGCCGAGCGGCGCCTCGGCGCTGGCGACGTTGCACACCGTCAAGTCGCTGCCCGGCCAAGTCATCGTCATTCACGAAGACACCGGGTCGATCCTGCGTTCCGATGCGGCGCTGCAGATCACGCTGTCGGCTACCACCGGCTTCGTCGTGCTGATCCTCGGCTTCGCCTTTCACTGGCAGTCGACCCGCGCCCAGGAGGGCGACCTCATCAACGATGCCGTGCGCAGCCGGATCGACACCGCGCTCAATCGCGGTCGCTGCGGGCTGTGGGACTGGGACCTGTCGCGCGGCCGGATCTTCTGGTCGCAATCGATGTTCACTTTGCTCGGCCTGGAGAGTCGCAACGACCTCCTGACCTTCGGCGAGGTCAACGCGCTGGTGAACAGCGACGACATCGACCTGTTCGCGATCGGCGACCAGTTGATCGCCGGCAACACCGATCACATCGACCACAGCTTCCGGATGCGCCACGCCAACGGCCACTGGATCTGGCTGCGGATGCGCTGCGAACTCAGCCAGGAAACCCAATCCGACAACAAGCACCTGATCGGCATCGCGGTCGACGTCACCGAGCAGAAGAGCCTCGCCGAGCGCACCGTCGAAGCCGATCTGCGGCTGCGCGACGCGATCGAGACCATCCCCGAGGCCTTCGTACTGTGGGACGCCGACAATCGCCTGGTGCTGTGCAATTCGCACTTCCAGCGGCTGCACAAGCTGCCCGACATCGCGGTCGCGCCCGGCACCTCCTACGAGACGGTGATCGAGGTCGGACAGATGCCCGAGATCCGCACCCGTCTCTGCGACAACAGCGGAGGATCGTCCCCCGGCGCGCGGACCTTCGAGGCCCAGCTCGCCGACGGCAGCTGGCTGCACATCAGCGAACGCCGCACCAAGGACGGCGGCTACGTCGCGGTCGGCACCGACATCACCCGGATCAAGGCTCACGAACAGAAGCTCGTCGACAACGACCTGCGGCTGCGCGCCACCGTCGCCGACCTCAAGATCTCGCAATACAAGCTGGAGCGTCAGGCGATCGAACTCGCCGATCTGGCGCGGAAATATTCCGAGGAGAAGACCCGCGCCGAGGAAGCCAATCAGACCAAATCCAAATTCCTCGCCAATATGAGCCACGAGCTGCGCACGCCGCTCAACGCCATCATCGGTTTTTCCGAGATCATGGGCAGCGGCATGTTCGGCACGCTGGGCTCGGAGAAGTATCAGGAATACTGCCACGACATCATGACCAGCGGGCACTATCTGCTGGAAGTGATCAACGACATTCTCGACATGTCGAAGATCGAGGCAGGTCGGATGCGGCTCGACATGGAGGAGCTCGATCTCGCTCGCACCCTCGGCGAATCCCTCAAGGTCGTCGCCGGCCGCGCCGAGCACAAGCAGCTCGAACTGCTCTCGGAGATCGAGGACGACATTCCGATCGTGGCGGACCGCCGGGCGGTCAAGCAGATCCTGATCAATTTGTTGTCCAACGCCGTGAAATTCACCCCCGACGGCGGACGGGTCACGGTCCGCAGCCGGACGCTGCCGAACGCCATCGTGTTGATGATCGCCGATTCCGGCATCGGCATCGCGCCGCAATCGCTGCGCCGTCTCGGCCAGCCGTTCGAGCAGGTCGAGAGCCAGCTCAGCAAGACCTATCATGGCTCCGGCCTGGGTCTGGCGATCGCCAAATCGCTCACCACGCTGCACGGCGGCTCGATGCGGCTGCGCTCCACGCTCGGCGCCGGCACGGTGGTGATGGTGACGCTGCCGCGCGACTGCCAGCGCCGCCGGCTGGCGGCCTGA